The Actinomycetota bacterium region CGGAGGGCGCCAGAAGATCGAGACCGACCGGGTACAGGTGACCGCCGGCATCCGCCACGGGCGCACGCTGGGCAGCCCCGTGGCGCTGATGGTGATGAACCGTGACTTCGCCAACTGGTCGGAAGACCGCATGGCCATCTGGGAGCCGGCATCCGAGGTGGATCCCATCACGCTGCCGCGTCCGGGCCACGCCGACCTGGCGGGCATGCAGAAGTACGAGACCGATGACCTGCGCAACATCCTCGAGCGCGCGAGCGCGCGCGAGACCGCCGCGCGCGTGGCAGCCGGCGGCGTGGCCAAGGCGCTGCTGCGCCGCTACGGCATGCAGGTGCGAAGCCACGTGGTGCAGATCGGCCCCGAGGCCGCTCCCACCCGCGACGACTTGGCGCTGTCTGACTTCGACGGCGTTGACGAGAGCCCGGTGCGGTCGCTCGATGCCGAGGCATCCGATCGCATGAGGGCCGCCATCAAGGCCGCCGGCCAGGACAGCGACACCCTCGGAGGGATCTTCGAGGTGTGGGTGTTCGACCCGCTGCCGGGGCTGGGATCGCACGTGAGCGGCGATGCCCGTCTCGACGGCCGCATCGGCCAGGCGATGCTCGGCGTGCAGGCGATCAAGGGCGTGGAGATCGGCGCCGGGTTCGAGCTTGGGCGCATCCGCGGCAGCGCAGCGCACGACGAGATCTTCTGGTCGGAGGATCGCGGCTACCACCGCCGCACCAATCGCTCGGGCGGCCTCGAGGGCGGAATGACGCACGGAGCACCGCTGGTGGTGCGCGCGGCGATGAAGCCCATCGCCACCCTCAGCCGCCCCCTGGCGTCGGTCGACGTGCAGAGCAAGGAGGCCACGGCGGCGTTCAAGGAGCGCTCCGACATCTGCGCGGTCCCGGCCGCAGCGGTGATCGGCGAGGCCGTCATCGCCTTCGTGCTGGCCCAGGCGCTCATCGACAAGTTCGGCGGCGACTCCATCGCATCCCTCGACGCCGCGGTGGATCGCTACCGCGCGGTCCTGGCGCAGTAGCGTGGCCACGGAGCGCTGGATCGCGCTCGCGGGGTACATGGGCGCGGGCAAGAGCACCGTGGGGCGGCAGGCGGCCGACCTGCTCGGGGTGCAGTTCCTCGACGTGGACGACCTCATCGTGGCCCACGCGGGGCAGTCGATCCCCGAGATCTTCGCCCAGCGCGGCGAGCTGTGGTTCCGCCGCACCGAGGAGGACCTCACCCGCGAGAACCTCGCGGCCGAGCCCGGGGTTCTTGCGCTGGGCGGGGGCGCGCTGGGCAGCAAGCGCACGCGCGACCTCTTGGGCCGCACGGCATGGGTGGCCTGGTTGCGCATCGACCCCGAGTTGGCGTGGGACCGGGTGGGAGGCCAGCCCGGGCGCCCGCTTGCCCTGGATCGCGACCGGTTCATCCGCCGCGCAGGCGAGCGCGAGCACGTGTACCGCGAGGCGGCTGATGTGATCCTCGACGGCTCGCTGCCATCGGACGAGGTGGCGCGTGTGCTGGCCGACTGGGCGCAGGACGGAGGCCCCGATGAGGACCAGGCCGGATGAGCACCACCGCCCCCGACCCGGCGATCACCGCGGTGATCGGCGCGCGCGAGGTGCCCGTGCACCTGGGCGCCGGCGCGATCGACCTGGTCGGCCCCCTGCTGGCGGCACGGGGCGAGGGCGACGGCGCGATGGTGGTGGTGGACGACGGCATCGCGGCGGCCGGCGAGCGGGCGGCGGCGTCGTGCCGTGACGCCGGGCTGCGGGTGCACGTGGAGGCCGTGCCGGCGGGCGAGGCGTCGAAGAGCCTGGCCGAGATCGAGCGTCTCGGCCGCGCGTGCGCCCGGGCGGGAATCCGTCGGCGCGACGCCGTGGTGGCGGTGGGCGGCGGCGTGGTGGGCGACCTCGCGGGGTTCCTCGCGGCGTCGTACCAGCGCGGCGTGCGCCTGGTGCAGGTCCCCACCACGCTGCTCGCGATGGTCGATTCCTCATTGGGCGGAAAGACCGGCGTGGACCTGCCCGAGGGCAAGAACTACGTGGGCGCGGTGTACCAGCCCGAGGCCGTGGTGATGGACACCACCGTGCTGGGCACCCTGCCCCCGCGCGAGCTCTCGTGCGGCTTCGCCGAGGTGGTGAAGTACGGGCTGCTGGTGGGCGGGGACCTGATAGAGATAATCGCGGCCTGGCCCGAGCTTCCGGGCCCCGATAATGAGCTGGCCGACCTCATCAGGCGCTGCGCTGAGTGCAAGCTCGAGGTGGTGGCCGAGGACGAGTTCGACCTGGGCCGCCGGGCGATCCTCAACCTGGGCCACACGGCCGGCCATGGCATCGAGGCAGCGGCGGGCTATGGCCTCTACCACCACGGCGAGGCGATCTCGCTCGGGCTGCTCGCCGCCCTGCGCGTGAGCGAACAGCAGCTGAGGCTCGACCCCTCGTGGCGCGACCGCACCGCCGCCACGCTCGCGCGGCACGGCCTGCCCGTGGAGCTCGACCCCTCGGTGGACGTGGACGAGGTGATCGAGATCATGTCGCGTGACAAGAAGTCGGATGGCCGGGCGCTCAACATGGTGCTGCTGCGTGCCCCCGGCGACGTCCTTACCCACCAGGACCCCGACCCGGCCGTGGTGCGCGCGGCAGTGGAGGAACTGCTCCCATGATCACCATCGCCCTGCTGCATGGTCCCAACCTCGACATGCTGGGCCGCCGGCCCTCGCAGCACTACGGCACGCTCACGCTGCCCGACCTCGAGGCGCAGGTGCGCGCCTGGGGCGAGGAGCGCGGCATGCGCGTGGGCACGTTCCAGACCAACTTCGAGGGGGCGTTCCTCGAGCACGTGCACGGGCTCGCCGGCGCGGTGGACGGCGCCATCGTGAACCCCGGCGCGTGGACGCACTATCAGTACTCCGTCCGCGACGCGCTCGAGGTGATGGGGGCGCCGTTCGTCGAGGTGCACCTGTCCGACGTGGACGCCCGCGAGGACTTCCGCACGGCGTCGGTGGTGCGCGACATCGCGCTGGCCACCGTGAAGGGAAAGGGGCCCGAGGGCTATCGCGAGGCGCTGGACATCCTGAAGGCGGAGCTCGGGGCTTGAGCATCCTGGCGCGCCAGGCGCGCATCGGCGAGGTGCTGCGCGAGGAGGGGCTGGACGCCCTGGTGGTGACCGACCCCGTGAACATCCGGTACCTGAGCGGCTTCGTGGGATCTAACGGCGTCCTGGTGGTCGCTCCGGACGGGCGCGTGCTGCTCACCGACTCGCGCTACGCCGCTGCCGCACGCGACCAGGTGGAGGACACCGAGGTGGTCATCGCGGGGCGCGACCTCATGGACCGCCTTGCCGAGGTGGTGCCGCACGGGCGCGTCGGCGTGGAGGCCGATCACGTCACCGTGGCACGTCGTGATCGTTTCGCCGGGCGCCTCTCGGGCGTTGACCTGGTGCCGACCTCGGGCCTCGTGGAGGACCTGCGCGTGGTGAAGGAGGAACAGGAGCTCGACTGCATCCGCGAGGCCACGCGCGTCGCCGATGCCGCGCTGTCGCGCCTGATCGACGGGGGCTTCGCGGGCCGCAGCGAGGCCGCGACCGCCTGGGCGCTCGAGGGCTGGATGCGCGACATGGGCGCCGCTGGCGCGAGCTTCGACATCATCGTGGCAGGGGGTGCGCACGGCGCGCTGCCGCACGCGGTGCCCCGCGCCGCGGCGATCGCGGCGGACACCCTCGTGGTGGTGGACATGGGCGCCCGGCACGCCGGATACGCATCGGACTGCACGCGCACCGTCGCCACCGGTACGCTCCCAGAAGTCCTCGAGGAAGCCTATGCGGTGTGCCTCGAGGCCCAGCGCGCGGCCCTTGCCGCCTGCCGGGCCGGCGTCCTGTCGAAGGACCTCGACTCGGTGGCACGGGAGATCATCGCGCAGGCGGGCCTCGGGGACCACTTCGGGCACGGCCTCGGGCACGGAGTGGGGCTCGACATCCACGAGCGCCCGTGGCTCCGCCAGGAGGGCGGCGAGGTACTTCAAACCGGCATGGTTGTGACGATCGAGCCGGGCATCTACCTGGAGGGGGTCGGGGGAGTGCGCATCGAGGATCTCGTCATCGTCACCGATGACGGCTGCGAGGTGCTCACCCGCGTGCCCACCGACCTGACGACGACCAGCATCTAGGAGCGCCCGTGGGGGCCACCAGCAGCAATGACCTGAAGAACGGATGGGTGCTCGACATCGACGGCGAGCTCGTCAGCGTGGTGTCGTTCCAGCATGTGAAGCCCGGCAAGGGCGGTGCGTTCGTGCGCACCAAGCTCAAGAACATGGCCAAGGGCACGGTGGTGGACAAGACCTTCCGCGCCGGCGAGAAGCTCGAGCGCGTGACCACCGAGACCAAGAGCATGCAGATGCTCTACGAGGACGGCGACTCCCTGGTGTTCATGGACTCCGAGACGTACGAGCAGGTCAACGTGCCGCGGGCGAGCATCGACGCCGTGGACCTCATCGCCCCCAACTCCGAGGTGCAGGTGCTGTTCGTGCGCGACGCGCCCTTCCGCGCGGAGCCGCCCGCGTCGGTGGAACTGCAGGTCACCCAGACCGACCCCGGCGTGAAGGGCGACACGGTGAGCAACGTCACCAAGCCCGCCACGCTCGAGACCGGCGCGACCGTGAACGTGCCGCTGTTCGTCAATGAGGGCGACCGCATCAGGGTGGACACCCGAACCCGGGAGTACATGAGCCGAGCATGAGCACCGAGCCCGCCGCCATCGACATCGGCCTGGTCGATGTCACCCTGCGCGATCTGTGCACCCCGCCCTGGGGGGCGCGCATCGCCCCCGACGACCTGGGGTCCGCCGCCGCTGCGCTGGCTCCCATCGGCGCGCGGGTGATCGAGGTACTCGATCCGCCGTCGGCGCGAGCCGGCATGGACGGCCGCACCGAGAGCCCGCTCGATCGCCTGCGCGTGGTGGCCCGCCAGGCCGGCGGCGCGAACCTGGGCATCGTGGTCACCGGGCGCACCCTTCTTGGCGAGATCGCCCTCGGGTCGGGCGTCGCGGCCCGCCTCATCGCATCCGCCGCCGCCAGCGGGGCGTCGCGCGTGCGCGCCTACGACACCCTCAACGACGCCGACGCCCTGCGCATGGTGGCCGAGGCCGCCCGCGAGGTCGGGATGGGGTTCGTCCCAACCCTCGTGCTGGGCCCGGTGCCGGACGGCGCCGATCCGCGCTGGATGGACGAGGCCCTCGCGCTCGCGCAGCTTCCCGGCGCGACCTCCCTCTGCGTATCCGATCTGGGCGGCAACCTCACCCCGGTGGCGATGGGCCTGCTCGTGGGGAACATGGTGGACAAGTGCCCCATCCCGGTGGAGGTATCGCTGCGCGCCACCGGCGGGCTGGCGTCGATGTCGGCGCTCAGCGCCGCGCTGGCCGGGGCGCATGCCCTGCACGCCTCGGTGGGTGCCGCGGCGCTGGTGGCCGGCCGCCCGTCGGCCGAGGCCCTGCACGTGGCTCTGCACGGCGGCGACCGCGAGTTCGACGTGGACGTGCCCGCGCTGGAGGACGCCGGGCGCATCATCTGGCCGCTGGTGGCGCCCGAGCGGGTGCGCCGCGCGGCCGAGCTCGCCGGCGGCCCTCAGCTGCAGCTGCCGCCCGACCTGGCCGCGGGCCTGCTGTCGCGCCTCAGCCGCCAGGGCCTGGCGTCTCGGGCGCATGAGGCGGCCGAGGAATGCGCGGCGGTGTGCCGCGACCTCGGCGGCGTCACGTTCGCCCCGCCGCTCGGCGAGGCCATCGTCGCGCAGGCCGCGCAGCACGTGATGGACGGCGTGCGCTGGCGCGAGACATCGTCGGAGCTGGCCGACATCGCCCTCGGGCCGCGGGGGCGCCTGCGGGGAGCGCTGTTGGAGGATGCCCTCGCGGTGGCCCGCGGTGCGGGCACCACCGGCGAGCCGCCCGACCTGGCCGCGGTGCTGGCCGCGGCGCCGTCCGACGTGTCGGAGGAGGACGCGGTGATCCTCGCGCAGTTCCCGGAGTCGGGGCAGCGCCTGGTGGATCGCCGCCGCTCCCTCCTCGCCGAGGAGGCGGGGGAGACCGGCATGGCCGTCGACCGCGGCCTCATCGAGACCCTCGTCGAGGTGGTGGAGGGCGCCGGGCAGTCGGAGGTGAGCGTGGAGATCGGCGGTGCCCGGGTGACCGTGCGCCCGGCCGTGGCCGCCGCTGCCGCCGCCGACGGCGCGCCCGTGCCGATGGCCGACGACGGCGTGAAGGTGACGAGCCCGATGGTGGGCACCTTCTACGCAGCGCCCAACCCCGACTCGGACCCGTTCGTGAAGGTGGGCGACCGCGTGGTGCAGGGTCAGGTGCTCTGCATCATCGAGGCCATGAAGATCTTCAACGAGATCACGGCGGAGCGCGCCGGCACGATCAAGGAGATCGCGGTGGGCAACGCCGATCCCGTGGAGTTCGGGCAGACCCTCTTCGTGCTGGCCCCGTGAAGCTGCTCGTCGCCAACCGCGGCGAGATCGCCGTGCGCGTCATCCGCACCGCCCGCGAACTGGGGATCCCCACCGTGGCCGTGTACTCCACGTCCGACGCCCAGACCCCTGCGGTGGAGATGGCTGACGAGGCCGTGTGCATCGGGCCGCCGCCCGCCCGGGAGTCGTACCTCGACATGCGCAACGTCATCGGTGCCGCCGAGGTGACCGGCTGCGATGCGGTGCACCCGGGGTACGGCTTCCTGTCCGAGAATCCCGACTTCGCCACCGAGTGCGCGCGTAACGGCATCCGGTTCGTGGGCCCCGACCCCGGCGTGATGCGCCGCATGGGCGACAAGATCCAGGCCAAGGAGGCCGCCGTCGAGGCCGGCCTTCCCGTGCTGGGCGGGTCGGAGGGCGGGGTCACCGACGTGGCTGCCGCCATGGCATCGGCCGAGGAGGCGGGGTACCCGATCCTGCTCAAGGCGTCGGCCGGTGGCGGCGGGCGCGGCATGCGGCGCGTGGACAGCCCCGACGAGCTCGAGCGCGCGTTCGAGAGCGCATCCCAGGAGGCCCTGGCCGCCTTCGGCGACGGCTCGATGTACGTGGAGAAGCTGCTGGAGGGCGCGCGCCACGTGGAGGTGCAGGTGCTGGCCGACGGCCTCGGCGGCGTGCTTATCGTGGGCGACCGCGAGTGCTCGATCCAGCGGCGCCACCAGAAGGTGGTGGAGGAGGGCCCGGCCCCTAACCTGCTCGACTCCACGCGGGAGGGGCTGCATGCCGCGGCCGAGCGCGCCTGCCGCGCATGGGACTACAAGTCAGCCGGCACCCTCGAGTTCCTCGTTGATGCCAAGGGCGACTTCTACTTCCTCGAGCTCAACGCACGCCTGCAGGTGGAGCACCCGGTCACCGAGCTGGTGAGCGGCATGGACATCGTGGCCGAGCAACTGCGCATCGCTGACGGCCAGGTGCTGTCGCGCACAGGGCGCATCGGGCCCAATGGCCACGCCATCGAGTGCCGCATCAACGCCGAGGACCCGGCGTTCGACTTCCGCCCGGCCGCCGGCCGCCTGGGCCTGTTCCAGTTGGCGGCGGGGCCCGGGGTCCGCGTGGACACCTTCTGCCGCACCGGCGGCTACGTGCCGCCCTACTACGACTCGCTCATCGCCAAGCTCTGCGTGTGGGCGCCCGACCGGCCGCGCGCGGTGGCCCGCATGCAGCGCGCGCTGTCGGAGAGCATCGTGGAGGGCGTGCCCACCACGCTGCCGCTGCTCGAGGAGATCTCGCGCGAAGAGGTCTTCGGGTCGGGCAGCTACACCACGGCCTATCTCACCGAGCGCGCGGAGTTCCTGCCATCCCTGGGCGGCGGGTCACGCTGATGGCGGCGGTCTCGCGCAGGCAGGCGCGCCGCCAGGCGGTGATCCTGCTCTACCAGCGCGATGTCACCGGCCTGCCGGTGCCCGAGCTCGTGGAGAACGCCCTGCGCGCGGGCGAACACGCCGACGATCCCTTCACGCAGGCGCTGGTGGATGGCGTGGAGGCCGACCGCCAGGTGATCGACGAGCGCATCACGGCCTCAGCCGATGGCTGGACGGCCGATCGCATCGCCCCCCTCGAGCGCAACATCCTGCGGGTGGCGGTGTACGAGCTCGGCAGCAACGACGTGCCTGTGCCGGTGGCGATCGACGAGGCCGTGGAGATGGCGAAGAAGTGGTGCGCGGCGGAGGCCCCGAAGTTCGTGAACGGCGTGCTGGGGCGCGTGGCGCGCGAGAATGGCGAGGCAGCGGCATGAGCGCACGCGAGGAGATGCAACTCGCCACGCGGCGCCTTGAGGAGCTCTCCCGGCGCATCGCCCAGGCCGCCAATCGTCCCGCCTCTGAGATCGAGGAGCTCGCCCGCCAGGCGGCCGACCTTTCCGCCGCCGTGGTGGAGATCATCCCTCGGGCAATCGCCGAGGCCGAGGCCGAGGCCCGCGGTGACGTCCCGCGCATCGGTGACCCCGCCGCCGAGGCGCCGGCGTTCGTGCCCGACGGCCTCTCGCAGGACGAGCCGGCCTAGTCGTTCCCCGGGCTCGTCTCGGCGTTCTCGATGCCCGCGCGCATCGCGGCGTCGGCGCCGAATATCTCCACGCCCGGGGGAAGTTCCACGTGCACCTCGTCGGTGGCATCCAGCCAGGCGCACCCCGCGGCGATGTCCGCCGCCAGAACATGGCCGCCGGTGGAGTGATCGCGGGCCATGGCGTGCAGGTGCCACCCGGGCACCTCGAGCCCAGCGGCCTCGCTGGGGAACCGGAAGCCCACCACCACGGCGTCCACATCGGCCACGTCCCACTCCGCCTGCTCCTTCACGACCTCCTCCAGAGGGGGATAGGGCTTCTGCTGCCGCGGCACGCTGCGCAGCCTCAGGCGCCGGAAGGTGCCCTCGACCCGCACGGCTGACACCGTGGCCGGCGCCAGGACGTCAAGGCGGGCGAGCAGGTCGGCGTGGTCGAGGCTGTCAAGGGCCACGGGCGGGCCTGGCGCGAATGGCGTGACCACCGCGAATGGGGTGGTGGTGGCGGGGTCGACGGGGGAGAGCGACCGGTCGGTGCGCCCCACCAGGGCCTGGCCGTCGACGATGATGAGCTCGCCGTCGAGCCCCTCCAGCGTGCCGAGCCCCAGGTCGCCGTGCGCCATCACTTCGCCCACAGTGAGGTCGCCGTCGTAGCGGGAGTCCATGAGGGCGGCGATGGTGGATGTCTGGAACAGGTGATGCGCCGCCGCGGGATCGGCCGCCCCCCCGCGGCGGTCCTCCGGCACCACGTGCAGGGCACGAACGAGTTCTGGGTCGATGGCCACGCCGTGATCATCCCTGACGCCCGGGGAGCACGCCCGGTTGCCCGCCCGAGCCCCGCGGGGTGTAGTGGCCGCATGGTCGTCCAGCCACGTACGTCCCGTCGCCGGGGCCGCCGCGTGGCCCCCGCCGTCCAAGTGCTCATGCTCGCCCTCGCCGCGGCGATCGGGATTGCGGCCGGCCCCGCCAGTTCCGCACCACCGGCGGGCCCGCGCCTGCCAACTTCGGTGGGCCCTGTACCTCACGGGCAGGAGCGGGAGCGACCTCATCTCGGTGCCGACGGCCGGGGGGTCGGCAGCGGCGGTGCTCTCGGGATCCAACTGGATCTCGGGCACGCTGGTAACCGGCATCGCCTCTGATGCATCGACCGGGGTGCTCTACGTGATGTTGTCGCAGACAGGCGATCAGCCCAGCCAGATCGTGCGGGTCCCCATCGGCGGCAGCCCGTCGGTGGTGTTCGGACCCGGGTCCGTGCCCGGGAATGACCCCGTGGCGATCGATGCCGAGCCGATGGCCCTTGCGGTGGATCCGGCCAATGCGTTCCTGGCTGGGCCGCGCAGGTACAGGGTTTCGGGGCTGCACAGGGAACCGCCAACACGATTGCCTACGGGCTGCTGGACGGCGGTCCCTCGAGCGGCTCGAGTCCACCCGTGTACAGCTGGGCCGGCCTGCCGGATGCCTCCCGGGCGGCCAACATCGACGCCATGACGTTCGCGGGCGGGGTGGGCACCTGCCAACACCAGGGCGCCACGTATCCGTGCCCCACCACCACGGCCGCGGCCGCGGGCGCCACCGCCCGTGCCGTGGCGACCTCCACAGTGGTGATCCCCATGCGGGCCTACCGCGCGGCGCCCGACGGCCCGGCTCCACCCGCGCAGGCAACCGAGCACTCGGGCACGACGCCCACCACCGTGCGCGGCCCGATGATGGTGGCGTCCCGCGAACGTCGGTCGGGGCGCACCCTGAGGGTTCTGGCGCGCTGACGCCCGCGGCCTTCGCGCGGCACGGCCGGGCGGACCGCACGGCGCTGCG contains the following coding sequences:
- the aroC gene encoding chorismate synthase codes for the protein MALTYRTAGESHGPALTTVIEGLPAGLPLRPDDIDADLARRQMGYGRGGRQKIETDRVQVTAGIRHGRTLGSPVALMVMNRDFANWSEDRMAIWEPASEVDPITLPRPGHADLAGMQKYETDDLRNILERASARETAARVAAGGVAKALLRRYGMQVRSHVVQIGPEAAPTRDDLALSDFDGVDESPVRSLDAEASDRMRAAIKAAGQDSDTLGGIFEVWVFDPLPGLGSHVSGDARLDGRIGQAMLGVQAIKGVEIGAGFELGRIRGSAAHDEIFWSEDRGYHRRTNRSGGLEGGMTHGAPLVVRAAMKPIATLSRPLASVDVQSKEATAAFKERSDICAVPAAAVIGEAVIAFVLAQALIDKFGGDSIASLDAAVDRYRAVLAQ
- a CDS encoding shikimate kinase: MATERWIALAGYMGAGKSTVGRQAADLLGVQFLDVDDLIVAHAGQSIPEIFAQRGELWFRRTEEDLTRENLAAEPGVLALGGGALGSKRTRDLLGRTAWVAWLRIDPELAWDRVGGQPGRPLALDRDRFIRRAGEREHVYREAADVILDGSLPSDEVARVLADWAQDGGPDEDQAG
- the aroB gene encoding 3-dehydroquinate synthase, whose product is MSTTAPDPAITAVIGAREVPVHLGAGAIDLVGPLLAARGEGDGAMVVVDDGIAAAGERAAASCRDAGLRVHVEAVPAGEASKSLAEIERLGRACARAGIRRRDAVVAVGGGVVGDLAGFLAASYQRGVRLVQVPTTLLAMVDSSLGGKTGVDLPEGKNYVGAVYQPEAVVMDTTVLGTLPPRELSCGFAEVVKYGLLVGGDLIEIIAAWPELPGPDNELADLIRRCAECKLEVVAEDEFDLGRRAILNLGHTAGHGIEAAAGYGLYHHGEAISLGLLAALRVSEQQLRLDPSWRDRTAATLARHGLPVELDPSVDVDEVIEIMSRDKKSDGRALNMVLLRAPGDVLTHQDPDPAVVRAAVEELLP
- a CDS encoding 3-dehydroquinate dehydratase; translated protein: MITIALLHGPNLDMLGRRPSQHYGTLTLPDLEAQVRAWGEERGMRVGTFQTNFEGAFLEHVHGLAGAVDGAIVNPGAWTHYQYSVRDALEVMGAPFVEVHLSDVDAREDFRTASVVRDIALATVKGKGPEGYREALDILKAELGA
- a CDS encoding aminopeptidase P family protein, with amino-acid sequence MSILARQARIGEVLREEGLDALVVTDPVNIRYLSGFVGSNGVLVVAPDGRVLLTDSRYAAAARDQVEDTEVVIAGRDLMDRLAEVVPHGRVGVEADHVTVARRDRFAGRLSGVDLVPTSGLVEDLRVVKEEQELDCIREATRVADAALSRLIDGGFAGRSEAATAWALEGWMRDMGAAGASFDIIVAGGAHGALPHAVPRAAAIAADTLVVVDMGARHAGYASDCTRTVATGTLPEVLEEAYAVCLEAQRAALAACRAGVLSKDLDSVAREIIAQAGLGDHFGHGLGHGVGLDIHERPWLRQEGGEVLQTGMVVTIEPGIYLEGVGGVRIEDLVIVTDDGCEVLTRVPTDLTTTSI
- the efp gene encoding elongation factor P; this encodes MGATSSNDLKNGWVLDIDGELVSVVSFQHVKPGKGGAFVRTKLKNMAKGTVVDKTFRAGEKLERVTTETKSMQMLYEDGDSLVFMDSETYEQVNVPRASIDAVDLIAPNSEVQVLFVRDAPFRAEPPASVELQVTQTDPGVKGDTVSNVTKPATLETGATVNVPLFVNEGDRIRVDTRTREYMSRA
- the accB gene encoding acetyl-CoA carboxylase biotin carboxyl carrier protein, yielding MSTEPAAIDIGLVDVTLRDLCTPPWGARIAPDDLGSAAAALAPIGARVIEVLDPPSARAGMDGRTESPLDRLRVVARQAGGANLGIVVTGRTLLGEIALGSGVAARLIASAAASGASRVRAYDTLNDADALRMVAEAAREVGMGFVPTLVLGPVPDGADPRWMDEALALAQLPGATSLCVSDLGGNLTPVAMGLLVGNMVDKCPIPVEVSLRATGGLASMSALSAALAGAHALHASVGAAALVAGRPSAEALHVALHGGDREFDVDVPALEDAGRIIWPLVAPERVRRAAELAGGPQLQLPPDLAAGLLSRLSRQGLASRAHEAAEECAAVCRDLGGVTFAPPLGEAIVAQAAQHVMDGVRWRETSSELADIALGPRGRLRGALLEDALAVARGAGTTGEPPDLAAVLAAAPSDVSEEDAVILAQFPESGQRLVDRRRSLLAEEAGETGMAVDRGLIETLVEVVEGAGQSEVSVEIGGARVTVRPAVAAAAAADGAPVPMADDGVKVTSPMVGTFYAAPNPDSDPFVKVGDRVVQGQVLCIIEAMKIFNEITAERAGTIKEIAVGNADPVEFGQTLFVLAP
- a CDS encoding acetyl-CoA carboxylase biotin carboxylase subunit; amino-acid sequence: MKLLVANRGEIAVRVIRTARELGIPTVAVYSTSDAQTPAVEMADEAVCIGPPPARESYLDMRNVIGAAEVTGCDAVHPGYGFLSENPDFATECARNGIRFVGPDPGVMRRMGDKIQAKEAAVEAGLPVLGGSEGGVTDVAAAMASAEEAGYPILLKASAGGGGRGMRRVDSPDELERAFESASQEALAAFGDGSMYVEKLLEGARHVEVQVLADGLGGVLIVGDRECSIQRRHQKVVEEGPAPNLLDSTREGLHAAAERACRAWDYKSAGTLEFLVDAKGDFYFLELNARLQVEHPVTELVSGMDIVAEQLRIADGQVLSRTGRIGPNGHAIECRINAEDPAFDFRPAAGRLGLFQLAAGPGVRVDTFCRTGGYVPPYYDSLIAKLCVWAPDRPRAVARMQRALSESIVEGVPTTLPLLEEISREEVFGSGSYTTAYLTERAEFLPSLGGGSR
- the nusB gene encoding transcription antitermination factor NusB, coding for MAAVSRRQARRQAVILLYQRDVTGLPVPELVENALRAGEHADDPFTQALVDGVEADRQVIDERITASADGWTADRIAPLERNILRVAVYELGSNDVPVPVAIDEAVEMAKKWCAAEAPKFVNGVLGRVARENGEAAA
- the budA gene encoding acetolactate decarboxylase, giving the protein MPVTSVPEIQLDPESTAAADPPAVGTEMRSLPLLPVRYRAHRSWQARARRWCGTGGAGRNPDRRGEGEHEHLDGGGHAAAPATGRTWLDDHAATTPRGARAGNRACSPGVRDDHGVAIDPELVRALHVVPEDRRGGAADPAAAHHLFQTSTIAALMDSRYDGDLTVGEVMAHGDLGLGTLEGLDGELIIVDGQALVGRTDRSLSPVDPATTTPFAVVTPFAPGPPVALDSLDHADLLARLDVLAPATVSAVRVEGTFRRLRLRSVPRQQKPYPPLEEVVKEQAEWDVADVDAVVVGFRFPSEAAGLEVPGWHLHAMARDHSTGGHVLAADIAAGCAWLDATDEVHVELPPGVEIFGADAAMRAGIENAETSPGND